The following proteins are co-located in the Phragmites australis chromosome 10, lpPhrAust1.1, whole genome shotgun sequence genome:
- the LOC133930332 gene encoding uncharacterized membrane protein At1g16860-like produces MHQIGSGMYVSGPAPDRKRERRLSSGSVATPPYTGGDVARSGELGRMFDISASQSQAPSPASSRRSSGPLPRPSPSPASGPLSQLSHPGLLVGPSPSPAPSPAHGSRRKASSRRGAAGKEAESSGAAVAPRGRARLGVPFACYVLVAVAAAAAVGAGVFCLVSWCRWEALAAAGGAVAAVAALFAWNAWRRAAEAERFFRRFPDTVFDHGDMPVGELVKITGQVTCGRHPLGAYFHDAARCVFTSVQLFERRGWARCSPRWQRRHCEARVQNFYISDGNSGKRFYVRAGEGATITPMIIKQKTISFDGDRKGASRSLKNWMASNDLSFDGDLLVKEGFIREGDIASVIGVLKKHHAYDIVDAPAGVVSTGCQPTRCMFPVLVEGLILIGSEDPDEAVYMV; encoded by the exons ATGCACCAGATAGGGAGTGGCATGTACGTGTCCGGCCCGGCGCCGGACAGGAAGAGGGAGCGGCGGCTGTCGTCGGGGTCGGTCGCCACGCCGCCGTACACGGGCGGGGACGTGGCGCGGTCCGGCGAGCTCGGCCGGATGTTCGACATCTCCGCGTCGCAGTCGCAAGCGCCGTCGCCGGCCTCCTCGCGCCGCAGCTCCGGGCCGCTGCCCCGgccatcgccgtcgccggcgtccgGGCCGCTGTCGCAGCTCTCCCATCCGGGGCTCCTCGTCGGGCCGTCGCCGTCCCCCGCGCCCTCGCCGGCGCACGGGTCGAGGAGGAAGGCGAGCAGCAGGAGGGGCGCCGCCGGGAAGGAGGCGGAGTCGTCGGGCGCGGCCGTCGCGCCGCGCGGGAGGGCGAGGCTCGGCGTCCCGTTCGCGTGCTACGTGCTGGTGGCcgtggcggccgcggccgcggttGGCGCCGGGGTGTTCTGCCTCGTGTCGTGGTGCCGGTGGGAGGCCCTCGCCGCGGCGGGAGGCGCGGTGGCCGCCGTCGCGGCGTTGTTCGCGTGGAACGCGTGGCGGAGGGCGGCCGAGGCGGAGAGGTTCTTCCGGCGGTTCCCCGACACAGTGTTCGACCACGGGGACATGCCCGTCGGCGAGCTCGTCAAGATCACCGGG CAAGTCACCTGCGGCCGCCACCCTCTCGGAGCCTACTTCCACGACGCCGCCCGGTGCGTGTTCACGTCCGTTCAGCTGTTCGAGCGCCGCGGTTGGGCCCGTTGCAGCCCCCGGTGGCAACGGAGACACTGCGAG GCACGGGTGCAGAACTTCTACATCTCAGATGGGAATTCCGGGAAGAGGTTCTACGTGCGCGCCGGCGAAGGTGCCACGATCACTCCGATGATCATCAAACAGAAAACGATCAGCTTTGACGGCGACAGGAAGGGCGCGTCACGGAGCTTGAAGAACTGGATGGCAAGCAACGATTTATCCTTCGACGGCGATCTGCTCGTAAAGGAAGG GTTCATCAGGGAGGGGGACATCGCAAGTGTGATAGGCGTCCTGAAGAAGCACCACGCCTACGACATCGTCGATGCGCCGGCCGGCGTGGTCTCCACCGGCTGCCAGCCGACGAGGTGCATGTTCCCCGTCCTCGTCGAGGGGCTGATACTGATCGGAAGCGAGGACCCTGACGAGGCTGTATATATGGTCTGA